In Carassius carassius chromosome 5, fCarCar2.1, whole genome shotgun sequence, one genomic interval encodes:
- the sftpbb gene encoding surfactant protein Bb — MQFACITFFLFTSTLTIGWARSVDLQLAEPQTPILSTMNMCADCKQIVQLLTEILSSKDSQHLIEKALDRFCYEHPVIPLCMDGAKTYVHVIIRHFSAFANQNGAICTVLGLCGSQSKRKAPSELTAGLNELGLLYAKPSRGTSQEIQFNPICTFCIFFIKTIESMLPKERTEVAIVNLLEKICDYLPSQYKDTCNNFIKTYGKQLIDLLLSSLSPHAICSALGLCLFTETPLSLSDCESCKILTVLSQFHLGHNATDIQTSDLLQKMCHLHPNAIPRCEGFVKLHGHRLLKSDGKQHALTACEKDYLCKGPK, encoded by the exons ATGCAGTTCGCCTGCATCACTTTTTTTCTCTTCACTTCTACCTTGACTATAG GATGGGCAAGAAGTGTAGACCTTCAACTTGCAGAACCACAAACACCCATCCTTTCCACG ATGAACATGTGCGCCGATTGCAAGCAGATTGTTCAGTTGTTGACAGAAATCCTCTCCAGTAAAGACTCACAG CATCTCATTGAAAAAGCTCTGGATAGGTTTTGTTATGAACACCCCGTCATCCCTTTGTGTATGGATGGAGCAAAGACATATGTACATGTGATCATCAGACATTTCAGTGCATTTGCA AATCAAAACGGTGCCATATGCACAGTGTTGGGACTGTGTGGCAGCCAGTCTAAGAGAAAAGCACCATCAGAGCTCACCGCTGGCCTGAATGAGCTTGGTTTGCTCTATGCAAAACCCTCAAGAGGAACTAGCCaagag ATTCAATTCAATCCCATCTGTaccttctgtattttctttataAAGACAATAGAGAGCATGTTGCctaaagagagaactgaa GTGGCTATAGTGAACCTTCTGGAGAAAATCTGTGACTATTTGCCTTCACAATATAAGGACACGTGTAATAACTTCATAAAAACGTACGGAAAGCAGCTGATTGATCTGCTGTTATCCTCCCTCTCTCCACATGCCATCTGCTCTGCGCTGGGTCTGTGTCTTTTCACAGAGACACCACTGTCAT TATCAGACTGTGAGTCCTGTAAGATACTTACAGTCCTCTCACAGTTTCATTTGGGTCACAATGCCACAGATATCCAGACCTCTGACCTGCTCCAGAAGATGTGCCACCTCCACCCCAATGCTATTCCTCGA TGTGAAGGGTTTGTGAAGCTGCATGGCCACAGGCTCCTGAAGAGCGATGGGAAACAACATGCCCTTACTGCATGTGAG AAGGATTACCTTTGCAAGGGACCCAAATGA
- the usp39 gene encoding U4/U6.U5 tri-snRNP-associated protein 2: MIAGVKRERDVDEDEEEEVRVKIGRSHGVEDRRSRHCPYLDTINRSVLDFDFEKLCSISLSHINAYACLICGKYFQGRGQKSHAYIHSVQFSHHVFLNLHTLKFYCLPDNYEIIDSSLEDITYVLKPTFTKQHIAGLDKHGKLYRAYDGTTYLPGIVGLNNIKANDYANVVLQALSNVPPLRNYFLEEDNYCRIRRPPGDIMFLLVQRFGELMRKLWNPRNFKAHVSPHEMLQAVVLCSKKTFQITTQGDAVDFLSWFLNALHGALGGTKKKTSIVTKVFQGSMRIFSKKLPHPDLPAEEKEALLLKDEYQEKMSESTFLYLTLDLPTAPLYKDEKEQLIIPQVPLFNIMAKFNGSNEKEYKTYKENFLKRFQLTKLPPYLIFCIKRFTKNNFFVEKNPTIVNFPITNVDLREYLTEEAQATEKITTYDLVANVVHDGKPTEGSYRIHVLHHGTGKWYELQDLQVIDILPQMITLSEAYIQIWKRQDKDEGAESHTGA; the protein is encoded by the exons ATGATCGCAGGCGTGAAAAGGGAGAGGGATGTTGATGAAGACGAAGAGGAAG AGGTGCGTGTGAAAATTGGTCGTTCTCATGGTGTTGAAGATAGAAGAAGCCGCCATTGTCCTTATCTGGACACGATCAACAG GAGTGTTTTGGATTTCGACTTTGAGAAGCTTTGTTCAATCTCGCTCTCACACATTAATGCATATGCCTGTCTGATCTGTGGGAAATATTTCCAAG GTCGAGGTCAGAAGTCACACGCGTACATCCACAGTGTTCAGTTCTCACACCATGTTTTCCTGAATCTCCACACGTTAAAGTTTTACTGCCTGCCAGACAATTATGAGATTATTGACTCCTCATTAGAGGACATTACG TATGTGCTGAAACCCACATTCACCAAACAGCACATCGCTGGTTTGGATAAGCATGGAAAGCTGTACAGAGCCTACGATGGCACTACCTATCTGCCAGGAATTGTGGGTCTCAATAATATCAAGGCCAATGACTATGCTAATGTGGTTTTGCAG GCGCTGTCAAACGTGCCGCCTCTACGGAACTACTTCCTCGAGGAGGACAACTATTGCAGAATCCGCCGGCCGCCGGGTGACATCATGTTTCTGTTGGTGCAGCGCTTTGGGGAGCTCATGCGCAAGCTCTGGAACCCGCGCAACTTCAAAGCCCACGTGTCGCCACATGAGATGTTGCAAGCTGTGGTGTTATGCAGTAAAAAGACCTTTCAGATCACTACACAAG GGGACGCTGTTGACTTTCTGTCCTGGTTTCTCAATGCACTGCATGGTGCTCTTGGTGGGACAAAGAAGAAAACAT cCATCGTCACCAAGGTGTTTCAGGGGTCCATGCGAATCTTCTCCAAGAAGCTTCCTCATCCAGATTTG CCCGCAGAAGAGAAAGAAGCCCTTCTGCTTAAGGACGAGTACCAGGAGAAGATGTCTGAGTCCACCTTCCTGTACCTGACGCTGGATCTGCCCACCGCACCTCTCTACAAAGATGAGAAGGAGCAGCTCATCATTCCTCAGGTTCCTCTCTTCAACATCATGGCCAAGTTCAATGGAAGCAATGAGAAG GAATACAAGACTTACAAAGAGAACTTTCTGAAAAGGTTCCAGCTCACCAAACTTCCTCCGTACCTCATCTTCTGCATCAAGCGATTCACAAAGAACAACTTCTTTGTGGAGAAGAACCCAACTATTGTCAACTTCCCTATCAC GAATGTTGATTTGCGCGAGTACCTGACCGAAGAGGCACAGGCCACAGAGAAGATCACCACCTACGACCTGGTGGCCAATGTAGTTCACGATGGTAAGCCCACCGAAGGGTCCTACAGGATTCACGTTCTGCATCAT GGTACAGGGAAGTGGTACGAGCTTCAGGACCTGCAGGTGATTGATATCCTTCCACAGATGATCACGCTTTCAGAGGCGTACATACAG ATTTGGAAGAGACAAGATAAAGACGAGGGAGCAGAAAGCCATACAGGGGCATAG
- the c5h2orf68 gene encoding UPF0561 protein C2orf68 homolog, with amino-acid sequence MDVLRDAEGESVKYKPGGRLDMSHGFLKHIRRNQIARDDYDREVKQAKEKQKRIPTNTPRRPRRPDRQVYHPRHQNGSEPGVNAEDWNESSSDTEQENPGTELFWLDYQADNGQITSFIVHKEDKPDVIVERVAEKNVLDSAMRAALLARVGQEMDKRCDKC; translated from the exons ATGGATGTCCTGCGAGATGCAGAGGGGGAGAGTGTCAAATACAAGCCCGGCGGGCGCTTGGACATGAGCCACGGCTTCCTGAAGCACATCAGGAGGAATCAGATCGCCAG GGATGATTATGACAGAGAGGTAAAACAGGCTAAGGAGAAACAGAAGCGTATACCCACCAACACTCCTCGGCGTCCACGAAGACCTGACCGTCAGGTCTACCACCCACGCCACCAGA ATGGATCTGAACCCGGTGTGAATGCAGAGGACTGGAATGAGAGCAGCTCTGACACAGAGCAGGAAAACCCTGGCACAGAGCTATTCTGGCTCGATTATCAAGCTGACAACGGCCAAATAACATCATTCATTGTTCACAAG GAGGACAAGCCAGACGTTATTGTGGAACGCGTGGCAGAAAAGAACGTTCTGGACTCGGCCATGAGGGCGGCGCTGCTGGCACGTGTGGGACAAGAAATGGACAAACGCTGTGACAAAtgctga